From the genome of Spirosomataceae bacterium TFI 002, one region includes:
- a CDS encoding regulatory protein, gntR family — translation MIVAESVELDILKHVKIDEHSREAKYRQIVKSIIHNISIGNLVIDQKIPSINNFSEELYVSRDTVEKAYNILKERDIISSIRGKGFYIARTKLISKISICFLVNKLSSYKMRIYNSFLSSIGANAHTELFIYHCDESLFLNLLDKHKSSYDYYVVMPHFKTEQLEHTSMTDAVSLALKKIPENKLILMDNSLELDSNAMITVYQDFEKDIYNGLKEGIQKLAKYNKVTLVYPEKSVYPYPRRILHGVRKFCYENSFEFEVIDEVFCDMILNRGDLFIIIEENDLVNFIKQTREHEYVLGTDIGVISYNDTPLKELFGISVVSTNFMIMGAKAATMILNKEKGKFNVPFNFIDRDSV, via the coding sequence ATGATAGTAGCAGAGTCGGTTGAACTGGATATATTAAAACATGTCAAAATTGATGAACATTCGCGAGAAGCCAAGTATCGACAAATTGTCAAATCGATAATTCATAATATCTCAATTGGGAATTTAGTAATTGATCAAAAAATCCCATCTATAAATAACTTTAGTGAAGAGTTATATGTATCTAGAGATACTGTTGAAAAAGCATATAATATTCTAAAAGAACGTGATATAATTTCGTCAATTAGAGGTAAGGGCTTTTATATAGCTAGAACAAAACTAATTTCTAAGATTAGCATTTGCTTTCTCGTTAATAAATTGAGCTCGTATAAAATGAGAATTTATAATTCTTTCCTAAGCAGTATTGGTGCCAATGCTCATACAGAACTCTTTATCTATCACTGTGATGAATCTTTGTTTTTGAATTTATTAGACAAGCATAAATCATCTTATGATTACTATGTAGTAATGCCCCATTTTAAAACAGAGCAGCTGGAGCATACAAGCATGACCGATGCTGTGTCCCTTGCCCTCAAAAAAATACCTGAGAATAAACTTATCTTAATGGATAATTCATTGGAATTAGATAGCAATGCAATGATTACAGTGTATCAGGATTTTGAAAAAGACATCTATAATGGGTTAAAGGAAGGAATTCAAAAACTAGCTAAATACAATAAGGTAACATTAGTCTACCCTGAGAAGTCTGTATACCCCTATCCTAGAAGAATTTTACATGGAGTTAGAAAATTTTGCTATGAAAATTCATTCGAATTTGAAGTCATAGATGAGGTTTTTTGCGACATGATCTTGAATAGAGGTGATCTGTTCATAATTATTGAGGAGAATGACTTGGTCAATTTTATAAAGCAAACAAGGGAACATGAATATGTGCTAGGTACGGACATAGGTGTCATTTCTTATAATGATACTCCTTTGAAAGAGCTCTTTGGCATTTCAGTTGTATCCACAAATTTTATGATTATGGGTGCTAAAGCAGCTACAATGATTTTAAACAAGGAAAAAGGAAAGTTTAATGTGCCATTTAATTTTATTGATAGAGATTCAGTATGA